One Spirochaeta africana DSM 8902 genomic window carries:
- the adhE gene encoding bifunctional acetaldehyde-CoA/alcohol dehydrogenase: MAETAKQNTQEMTAAEVCDQVIRRVAAAQKQYAEYSQEQVDIIFRKAAMAANLQRIPLAQMTVEETGMGILEDKVIKNHFAAEYVYNTYKNTQTCGVVERDTTNGITRILEPVGVIAGVIPTTNPTSTAIFKTLLALKTRNGIVLSPHPRAKRATVAAARTVLEAAVAAGAPKDIIGWIAEPSIEATNTLMQHPETSLILATGGPGMVKAAYSSGKPAIGVGAGNTPAVIDETVELPMAISSILMSKTFDNGMICASEQSVVAVDQVYDAVKAEFIKRGAYIVNAKEKAKLAAYAFPNGKLNGEVVGQSAFTIAMNAGFGVDPHTKVLIAECDTVGHDEPLSNEKLSPILALYRAADYAGAVDRAVDLVAFGGLGHTSSLYTNEQNRDRIELFGEKMKTGRILVNSPASQGAIGDLYNFKLAPSLTLGCGSWGGNSVSENVGVKQLLNTKTIAEKRENMLWFQVPPKVYFKYGSMGLALRELQGKERAVIVTDRPLYNLGYADKVTRVLDQIGVRSRVFADVDPNPTLSNVKQGLAVMEEFQPDVIISLGGGSPIDAAKIMWLLYEDGGATFEGLAMRFMDIRKRIYDYPEMGKKAMMVAIPTTSGTGAEVTPFAVITDDDGMKHPLADYALTPDMAIIDGELVMSMPKKLTAWSGLDALTHAMEAYVSILSNEYTSGMALQAIKMVIENLPAAYLNGDTDVKAREKMHNASTIAGMAFANAFLGICHSLAHKLGARFHVPHGCANAMLLNHVIKFNATDVPTKQGTFAQYTHPMAKQRYAEIADYLGLGGKSEDEKVERLINKIEEIKQICEIPANLGEYGLDKAEYEAALDTMALEAFDDQCTGANPRYPLVEELKQIYLDAFERSC; encoded by the coding sequence ATGGCCGAAACAGCAAAGCAGAACACACAGGAGATGACTGCTGCCGAAGTATGTGATCAGGTGATTCGCCGGGTTGCAGCCGCACAGAAACAGTACGCCGAGTACTCGCAGGAGCAGGTGGACATCATCTTCCGCAAGGCTGCCATGGCTGCCAATCTTCAGCGGATTCCTCTCGCCCAGATGACGGTAGAAGAAACCGGCATGGGTATACTGGAAGACAAGGTGATCAAGAATCATTTTGCAGCCGAGTACGTATATAATACCTACAAGAACACCCAGACCTGCGGTGTGGTCGAGCGCGACACCACCAACGGCATCACCAGAATACTCGAGCCGGTAGGGGTTATCGCCGGGGTTATCCCGACGACCAACCCGACATCGACCGCTATCTTCAAGACCCTGCTGGCCCTCAAGACCCGCAACGGGATTGTGCTTTCCCCGCATCCCCGTGCCAAGCGGGCAACCGTGGCCGCAGCGCGGACGGTACTGGAAGCCGCCGTGGCTGCAGGAGCCCCGAAAGACATTATCGGCTGGATTGCGGAGCCGAGCATCGAGGCCACCAACACCCTGATGCAGCACCCGGAAACCAGTCTGATTCTGGCCACCGGGGGACCGGGTATGGTCAAGGCTGCCTACAGCTCCGGCAAGCCGGCAATCGGGGTCGGCGCAGGGAACACCCCGGCGGTGATTGACGAGACCGTCGAACTGCCGATGGCGATCTCCAGCATCCTGATGAGCAAGACCTTTGATAACGGCATGATCTGTGCCTCCGAGCAGTCGGTCGTAGCAGTAGACCAGGTCTATGATGCCGTCAAGGCGGAGTTTATCAAGCGCGGCGCTTACATCGTAAACGCCAAGGAGAAGGCCAAGCTGGCTGCCTATGCCTTTCCGAACGGCAAACTGAACGGCGAGGTCGTCGGCCAGAGCGCCTTTACCATCGCCATGAATGCCGGATTCGGTGTTGACCCGCACACCAAGGTCCTGATTGCCGAGTGTGACACCGTTGGTCACGACGAGCCGCTGTCCAACGAAAAGCTGTCTCCGATCCTGGCGCTGTACCGGGCGGCTGACTATGCAGGCGCGGTAGACCGTGCGGTTGATCTGGTAGCCTTTGGCGGACTGGGTCACACCAGCTCCCTGTATACCAACGAGCAGAATCGCGACCGGATCGAGCTGTTCGGCGAGAAGATGAAGACCGGGCGAATCCTGGTAAACAGCCCGGCCAGCCAGGGCGCCATTGGCGACCTGTACAATTTCAAGCTGGCACCGTCCCTGACCCTGGGATGCGGCAGCTGGGGAGGCAACTCTGTGAGCGAAAATGTAGGGGTAAAGCAGCTGCTGAACACCAAAACCATTGCGGAAAAACGCGAGAACATGCTGTGGTTCCAGGTGCCGCCCAAGGTCTACTTCAAGTACGGATCCATGGGGCTGGCACTGCGCGAGCTGCAGGGCAAGGAGCGTGCGGTTATCGTGACCGACCGGCCGCTGTACAACCTGGGTTATGCCGACAAGGTTACCAGGGTCCTGGACCAGATCGGGGTGCGCAGCCGGGTATTTGCCGATGTTGACCCGAACCCGACCCTGAGCAACGTCAAGCAGGGGCTGGCGGTGATGGAAGAGTTCCAGCCGGATGTCATTATCTCGCTGGGCGGCGGTTCGCCGATCGATGCGGCCAAGATCATGTGGCTGCTGTACGAGGACGGCGGGGCAACCTTCGAAGGCCTGGCGATGCGCTTTATGGACATCCGCAAGCGGATCTATGATTATCCGGAAATGGGCAAGAAGGCCATGATGGTCGCGATCCCGACCACCAGCGGGACCGGTGCCGAGGTAACCCCGTTCGCGGTTATCACCGACGACGACGGCATGAAGCATCCGCTGGCAGACTACGCCCTGACCCCGGACATGGCGATTATTGACGGCGAGCTGGTTATGAGCATGCCGAAAAAGCTGACTGCCTGGAGCGGACTGGATGCCCTGACCCATGCGATGGAGGCCTATGTCTCGATCCTGTCCAACGAATACACCAGCGGCATGGCCTTGCAGGCCATCAAGATGGTGATCGAGAATCTGCCGGCGGCCTATCTGAACGGCGACACCGACGTGAAGGCACGTGAGAAGATGCACAACGCCAGCACCATCGCCGGTATGGCATTTGCCAATGCATTCCTGGGTATCTGTCACTCACTGGCACACAAGCTGGGGGCCCGATTCCATGTGCCGCACGGCTGTGCCAATGCGATGCTGCTGAACCATGTGATCAAGTTCAATGCAACCGATGTCCCGACCAAGCAGGGCACCTTTGCACAGTATACGCATCCGATGGCCAAGCAGCGCTACGCCGAGATTGCCGATTACCTTGGCCTGGGAGGCAAGAGCGAGGACGAGAAGGTTGAGCGCCTTATCAACAAGATCGAGGAGATCAAGCAGATCTGTGAGATCCCGGCCAACCTGGGCGAGTACGGTCTGGACAAGGCCGAGTACGAGGCTGCCCTGGACACCATGGCCCTGGAGGCATTTGATGACCAGTGCACCGGCGCCAACCCGCGCTACCCGCTGGTAGAAGAGCTGAAGCAGATCTACCTGGACGCCTTCGAGCGCAGCTGCTGA
- a CDS encoding Ig-like domain-containing protein — protein MRGLMKQGLIAGALMVWAAGVAAGMGTPEDAWQEVEGTENWSHEIDISEHNPGTYNIIIRGRDFAGNEYIEGPYNLRVDPESDKPVSRIIYPEPGEIVRGPVDIVGVAVDDDAVGHVDVRVNEGSWQRAEGAEYWRYQVPAGVLEDGEHHIEVRAVDINGLEGDVYESSFLLDTEPPVIRVTSHESGSIVNGRVRFEGQVSDANGIDRLELSRDGRESWEELRVRGSRGDDFDTFRFDVRSDRKPDGEAVYWLRATDTTGAQSESAFLFFIDNESPEITVLEPEEGSPAFGRVRLSGAIRDEVGVERFWYEWDGQEHEIELIPGNPYWSVEIDTLGARGRNADVNFYAEDTSGNRTRLRHRLSNDQDAGRPGLVIQSPQLTGEDAVSSVDPGAVIYGVVEGPHRASHVKVTGLGGGEAREFPAYPGFAIPLEDAPAGRLDLRITPVDESGYQGEELRLRFVHRSAEPEAGFTRLVYSDGESVGYAGGLQFDRVRSGELYGEIRSRAGIDSIIAVVGAGEQAEEVRVRTSRLDAADGETRTEFYFSLPRGDRFGRVPVTLQVTDDLGAEAELRGQLYYRDLRRTERDPGIWIADERVGADGRVVLRGRNPLEARLIGANGGRGDVFAGVRLEPEPEFVQLRVQDDLVVIEATGDGSAEDVMLYAEVEAPDGQVIELAEGPFSFRVDRENPVVELEEPTGPDVTGGSLRVSGTVTNASPVVRAEVSVNGGAEFVPLSLQGSGEEQSFSQNLGLPEGGTGAAVVVRVWDEHGNLGVARRVVNRAASQPLPSGPEAEGRRNDRPEVDILFPAARGVVQGPVQIGGIVRDLDGTRQVEYSVNGGEFRQAQRFDDRRHHQPFLFEVTGLEPGDHDVTIRATDRHAEPAVREQRVRFTVASPGMDIGLERVGGADGAAVRQGFRVPLGERSEVNGIVYNAERLDSLRWRVNGGDWNRERTRAAEGVRHAQGFSLTLPNSLPYGEHELEIEAVDAEGLQAVRRIGFTVQATGDAPGYRNELLFADVRVTEEAFTVTSQEPLDGVFDGRPLASAELIGGDELFEVSVDGRRVRLEPVAVGTAESVGLRVTTIDGVVYEVPARRAIVDYMEPELVVEGPDPGFAGSAILPLRGSLRDQVGLDGLYYRIGHEGLFTSLEIREAAGDAADGEAGADGGQGDPAGGSGEDTAADSTGGRFAHDLVLDGLSPGAHHVFIQGRDSTGRVVEHWIPVVYDPAPPEFRFVTPPDEDVINGLTSVVGEVTSLSRITELSYSLDGEVFSPLPVGSWIDHEVDFSQLLLDEQQVVFRATDAAGNTGTAVPQPQVSLEDDLPVVDIQIPEENAVITSDFTLSGMAFDDDAVREIYWRIGDGEFRQLPGGNSFSVDIPLDSLDDNEHTIEMYAVDYYGLEGEVERRTIRVSLQEPEIEMTAPRVEETNRERIRLEGTAVDANGIQAVLLSFDNGNSFQMARLVPVDEDGGDQADADGSGPADAGGGDAAGDDDATEASGDSAEPVALREWYYDLNTTIFEDGTYSVQVVALDSYGIAATYFTLINIDNTPPELAITMPDNNDVVSQELLLNGRVSDNIEVVSLSLAIEPIGHDGPMQELELPTATVVRETIDIGGLDEGWYNLRLTARDAADNETVQARNVYVQDDLQSSFVSLLFPQDGSDASGLVVAEGLARAAVPVRRVQLLLNGALLDTASVNSRGYFRYELPAEELSAGRNELQAVIEPGSGERVLSDPAVFDFAPLGPYVTIESHKAGDFVADRPWISGRAGYIHDLDEDDRGNRSALRELRVEEVQVSLDNGRTFATARGGEEWRYRIETADVPDGPLAIIVRARYENGETAVTRTIVTVDKQPPRITLLSPEEDARLNTRIELEGTAEDEHGVEEIELALRRGDKSRYAVPGFVQGMYFDVNALGLTYFQLGLGLTFFDENVKLQAQWGLSPEETVDGEPVRFAGAFYGGKLLANVAAVPFNAFFGPDWEWLSLNVALGASFNYIQLYDPIVPGGMEDADATTGVVLSGIVAQLEFPRISVDWPAFNAYSLYTEPQVWFIPSDVSPEVFFKMSFGARVQLF, from the coding sequence ATGCGCGGATTGATGAAACAGGGACTGATTGCGGGTGCGCTGATGGTGTGGGCTGCAGGAGTCGCAGCGGGCATGGGTACGCCGGAGGATGCGTGGCAGGAGGTCGAGGGGACCGAGAACTGGTCGCACGAGATCGATATTTCGGAGCATAATCCGGGAACCTACAATATTATTATTCGCGGGCGGGATTTCGCCGGGAACGAGTACATCGAGGGGCCGTACAATCTGCGGGTGGATCCGGAGTCGGACAAGCCGGTGTCCCGGATTATCTATCCGGAGCCGGGCGAGATTGTGCGGGGACCGGTGGATATTGTCGGGGTGGCGGTAGACGACGATGCGGTCGGGCATGTCGATGTCCGGGTGAATGAGGGGTCCTGGCAGCGGGCCGAGGGTGCCGAGTACTGGCGCTATCAGGTGCCGGCAGGGGTCCTTGAGGACGGTGAGCACCATATCGAGGTGCGGGCGGTGGATATCAACGGGCTGGAGGGGGATGTCTACGAGTCCTCGTTTCTGCTGGATACCGAGCCGCCGGTTATCCGGGTTACCAGCCATGAGAGCGGGAGCATTGTGAATGGCCGGGTGCGCTTTGAGGGGCAGGTCAGCGATGCCAACGGGATTGATCGGCTGGAGCTGAGCCGTGACGGGCGCGAGAGCTGGGAGGAGCTGCGGGTGCGCGGTTCCCGCGGAGATGATTTTGATACCTTCCGGTTTGATGTGCGCAGCGATCGCAAGCCGGACGGCGAGGCGGTGTACTGGCTGCGGGCGACCGATACCACCGGTGCACAGTCCGAGAGTGCTTTTCTGTTTTTTATCGATAACGAGAGCCCGGAGATTACGGTGCTGGAGCCCGAGGAGGGTTCGCCGGCGTTCGGGCGGGTGCGTCTGAGCGGGGCGATCCGCGATGAGGTCGGGGTTGAACGCTTCTGGTATGAGTGGGACGGGCAGGAGCATGAGATCGAGCTGATCCCGGGGAACCCCTACTGGAGTGTGGAGATCGACACCCTTGGTGCGCGCGGGCGCAACGCGGATGTGAATTTCTATGCCGAGGATACCAGCGGGAATCGCACCCGGCTGCGGCATCGCCTGAGCAATGATCAGGATGCCGGACGGCCGGGGCTGGTGATCCAGTCGCCGCAGCTGACCGGCGAGGATGCAGTGAGCTCGGTGGATCCGGGCGCGGTGATCTACGGGGTGGTCGAGGGGCCGCACCGGGCGTCGCATGTGAAGGTGACCGGTCTGGGCGGCGGCGAGGCGCGCGAGTTTCCGGCCTATCCGGGGTTTGCGATCCCGCTGGAAGATGCCCCGGCCGGGCGGCTGGATCTGCGGATTACCCCGGTTGACGAGTCGGGCTACCAGGGCGAGGAGCTGCGGTTGCGGTTTGTGCACCGGTCGGCCGAGCCGGAGGCCGGGTTTACCCGGCTGGTATACAGTGACGGGGAGTCGGTCGGGTATGCTGGCGGTCTGCAGTTTGACCGGGTGCGCTCCGGTGAGCTGTACGGCGAGATTCGCAGCCGCGCCGGGATCGACTCGATTATCGCGGTAGTGGGTGCCGGTGAGCAGGCCGAGGAGGTGCGGGTGCGCACCAGTCGCCTGGATGCGGCCGACGGGGAGACCCGCACCGAGTTCTATTTTTCCCTGCCGCGCGGGGATCGCTTTGGCCGGGTGCCGGTGACTTTGCAGGTAACCGATGATCTGGGTGCCGAAGCCGAGCTGCGCGGGCAGCTCTACTACCGGGATCTGCGCCGTACCGAGCGGGATCCGGGGATCTGGATTGCCGACGAGCGGGTTGGTGCGGATGGCAGGGTGGTGCTGCGCGGGCGCAATCCCCTGGAGGCGCGACTGATCGGGGCGAACGGCGGGCGCGGTGATGTGTTCGCCGGGGTGCGACTGGAGCCGGAGCCTGAGTTCGTACAGCTGCGGGTGCAGGATGATCTGGTGGTGATCGAGGCCACCGGTGATGGCAGCGCCGAGGATGTCATGCTGTATGCCGAGGTCGAGGCTCCCGACGGACAGGTGATCGAGCTGGCCGAGGGGCCGTTCAGCTTCAGGGTTGACCGGGAGAATCCGGTGGTAGAGCTTGAAGAACCGACCGGGCCGGATGTGACCGGGGGCAGCCTGCGGGTGAGCGGGACGGTTACCAATGCCTCGCCGGTTGTCCGGGCCGAGGTTTCGGTGAATGGCGGTGCCGAGTTTGTACCGCTGTCGCTGCAGGGAAGCGGCGAGGAGCAGTCGTTTTCGCAGAACCTCGGGCTCCCCGAGGGCGGCACTGGGGCTGCGGTGGTGGTCCGGGTCTGGGACGAGCACGGGAACCTGGGGGTTGCCCGCCGGGTGGTGAACCGTGCCGCATCGCAGCCGCTGCCGAGCGGGCCGGAGGCCGAGGGGCGACGCAACGATCGCCCGGAGGTGGATATCCTGTTTCCGGCGGCGCGCGGGGTGGTGCAGGGCCCGGTACAGATTGGCGGTATTGTACGCGATCTGGATGGTACCCGGCAGGTAGAGTACTCGGTGAACGGCGGGGAGTTCCGTCAGGCGCAGCGTTTTGATGACCGACGGCATCATCAGCCGTTTCTGTTTGAGGTTACCGGGCTGGAGCCTGGCGACCACGATGTGACGATCCGGGCAACCGATCGCCATGCCGAGCCGGCCGTGCGCGAGCAGCGGGTGCGCTTTACTGTGGCATCCCCGGGGATGGATATCGGGCTGGAACGGGTTGGCGGGGCCGACGGAGCGGCTGTCCGGCAGGGCTTCCGGGTGCCGCTGGGTGAGCGCAGTGAGGTGAATGGTATAGTGTACAATGCCGAGCGGCTGGACAGCCTGCGCTGGCGGGTGAACGGTGGCGACTGGAACAGGGAACGGACCCGGGCCGCCGAGGGTGTACGGCATGCACAGGGGTTCTCGCTTACCCTGCCCAACTCGCTGCCATACGGTGAGCACGAGCTGGAGATAGAGGCGGTGGATGCCGAAGGGCTGCAAGCGGTGCGGCGGATCGGGTTTACCGTGCAAGCGACCGGGGATGCCCCGGGCTACCGCAACGAGCTGCTGTTCGCCGATGTCCGGGTTACCGAGGAAGCCTTTACCGTGACCAGCCAGGAGCCTCTGGATGGGGTGTTTGACGGGCGGCCGCTGGCATCGGCAGAGCTGATCGGTGGCGATGAGCTGTTCGAGGTCTCGGTCGATGGTCGGCGGGTGCGACTGGAGCCGGTGGCAGTGGGGACGGCCGAGTCGGTCGGGCTGCGGGTTACCACGATAGACGGGGTTGTCTACGAGGTGCCGGCTCGCCGTGCGATTGTCGACTACATGGAGCCCGAGCTGGTGGTAGAGGGGCCGGATCCCGGGTTTGCGGGGTCGGCGATTCTGCCGCTGCGGGGCAGCCTGCGCGACCAGGTCGGGCTGGATGGCCTGTATTACCGTATCGGGCATGAGGGGTTGTTTACCAGCCTCGAGATTCGCGAGGCTGCCGGAGATGCGGCGGATGGTGAAGCTGGCGCTGATGGCGGGCAGGGCGACCCGGCCGGTGGATCTGGCGAGGATACTGCCGCCGATAGCACCGGCGGGCGGTTTGCACACGATCTTGTGCTGGACGGGCTGAGTCCCGGGGCGCATCATGTATTCATCCAGGGGCGTGACAGCACCGGACGCGTAGTGGAGCACTGGATTCCGGTGGTGTACGATCCGGCTCCGCCGGAGTTTCGCTTTGTTACCCCGCCGGATGAGGATGTAATCAACGGTCTGACCAGTGTGGTCGGGGAGGTAACCTCTCTGAGCCGGATTACGGAGCTCTCCTACAGCCTTGACGGCGAGGTGTTTTCCCCGCTGCCGGTTGGCAGCTGGATAGACCACGAGGTGGATTTTTCCCAGCTGCTGCTGGATGAGCAGCAGGTTGTATTTCGGGCAACCGATGCGGCTGGCAATACCGGTACCGCTGTCCCGCAGCCGCAGGTCAGTCTGGAAGACGATCTCCCGGTGGTGGATATCCAGATTCCGGAGGAGAACGCGGTTATTACCAGCGACTTTACCCTGAGCGGGATGGCCTTCGACGATGATGCGGTGCGCGAGATCTACTGGCGTATCGGGGATGGAGAATTCCGCCAGCTGCCGGGGGGCAACAGTTTCTCGGTAGATATCCCGCTGGATTCTCTGGATGACAACGAACACACGATTGAGATGTATGCTGTCGACTACTACGGCCTGGAGGGTGAGGTGGAACGCCGCACCATCCGGGTGAGCCTGCAGGAGCCGGAGATCGAGATGACCGCCCCTCGGGTGGAGGAGACCAATCGCGAGCGGATACGCCTGGAGGGCACGGCCGTAGATGCAAACGGTATCCAGGCGGTGCTGCTGTCGTTCGACAACGGCAACAGCTTTCAGATGGCCCGGCTGGTGCCGGTTGATGAAGACGGCGGGGACCAGGCGGATGCTGATGGATCAGGCCCGGCGGATGCCGGCGGCGGCGATGCGGCAGGCGACGATGATGCGACAGAGGCCTCCGGTGATTCGGCCGAACCCGTGGCCCTGCGTGAATGGTACTACGACCTGAACACCACCATATTCGAGGATGGTACCTACTCGGTACAGGTTGTGGCGCTGGACAGCTACGGGATTGCCGCCACCTACTTTACCCTGATCAATATCGACAATACCCCGCCCGAGCTGGCGATCACCATGCCGGACAACAACGATGTGGTTTCCCAGGAGCTGCTGCTGAACGGGCGTGTTTCGGATAATATCGAGGTGGTATCGCTTTCACTGGCAATCGAACCGATCGGGCATGACGGCCCGATGCAGGAACTTGAGCTGCCGACCGCCACCGTTGTGCGCGAGACGATCGACATCGGGGGTCTTGATGAGGGCTGGTACAATCTACGCCTTACGGCCCGTGATGCTGCTGACAACGAGACGGTACAGGCCCGGAATGTGTATGTCCAGGATGATCTGCAGAGCTCGTTTGTGTCGCTGCTGTTCCCACAGGATGGCAGTGATGCCTCCGGGCTGGTGGTGGCCGAGGGTCTTGCCCGGGCTGCGGTGCCGGTGCGCAGGGTACAGCTGCTGCTGAACGGTGCCCTCCTGGACACCGCATCGGTAAACTCGCGGGGCTACTTTCGCTATGAGCTGCCGGCCGAGGAGTTGTCGGCAGGCCGTAACGAGCTGCAGGCGGTGATCGAACCGGGCTCCGGGGAGCGGGTACTGTCCGATCCGGCGGTGTTCGATTTTGCCCCGCTGGGACCGTATGTGACAATCGAAAGCCATAAGGCAGGTGACTTTGTGGCCGACCGGCCCTGGATATCCGGGCGTGCAGGCTATATCCACGACCTGGATGAGGATGACCGCGGGAACCGTTCGGCCCTGCGTGAGCTGCGGGTAGAGGAGGTACAGGTGAGTCTGGACAACGGACGCACCTTTGCAACGGCGCGTGGTGGCGAGGAGTGGCGATACCGGATAGAGACGGCCGATGTGCCGGACGGGCCGCTGGCAATTATAGTTCGCGCCCGCTACGAGAATGGTGAGACAGCGGTTACCCGAACCATTGTGACTGTTGACAAACAGCCGCCCCGGATTACCCTGCTCAGCCCCGAGGAAGACGCACGACTGAATACCCGCATCGAGCTCGAGGGGACTGCCGAGGATGAGCATGGTGTCGAGGAGATCGAGCTGGCTCTGCGGCGCGGCGACAAGTCGCGGTACGCGGTGCCGGGGTTTGTGCAGGGGATGTACTTCGATGTGAATGCCCTGGGACTGACCTATTTTCAGCTCGGGCTGGGGCTTACCTTTTTTGACGAGAATGTAAAGCTGCAGGCGCAGTGGGGCTTAAGCCCCGAGGAAACGGTCGATGGTGAGCCGGTGCGGTTTGCCGGGGCATTCTACGGCGGCAAACTGCTGGCCAACGTTGCTGCGGTGCCGTTTAATGCATTCTTTGGACCGGACTGGGAATGGCTGTCGCTGAACGTGGCTCTCGGGGCAAGTTTTAATTACATCCAGCTGTACGATCCGATCGTTCCCGGCGGTATGGAGGATGCCGATGCGACTACCGGGGTAGTGCTGAGCGGCATTGTTGCCCAGCTTGAGTTCCCCAGGATTTCGGTGGACTGGCCGGCCTTTAACGCATATTCGCTGTATACCGAGCCACAGGTGTGGTTTATTCCGTCGGATGTAAGCCCCGAGGTATTTTTCAAGATGAGCTTCGGAGCGCGGGTGCAGCTGTTCTGA